Proteins encoded in a region of the Streptomyces sp. NBC_00310 genome:
- a CDS encoding RNA polymerase sigma factor, which translates to MSASTSRTLPPEIAESVSVMALIERGKAEGQIAGDDVRRAFEADQIPATQWKNVLRSLNQILEEEGVTLMVSAAEPKRTRKSVAAKSPAKRTATKTVAAKTVTTKKATATAAPAVPATDAAEDATPAKKAAAKKAVAKKAAPAKKTVAAKKTAAKKTTSKKDDVELVDEEVVEETPGGKPGEEPEGTENAGFVLSDEDEDDAPAQQVAAAGATADPVKDYLKQIGKVPLLNAEQEVELAKRIEAGLFAEDKLANADKLAPKLKRELEIIAEDGRRAKNHLLEANLRLVVSLAKRYTGRGMLFLDLIQEGNLGLIRAVEKFDYTKGYKFSTYATWWIRQAITRAMADQARTIRIPVHMVEVINKLARVQRQMLQDLGREPTPEELAKELDMTPEKVIEVQKYGREPISLHTPLGEDGDSEFGDLIEDSEAVVPADAVSFTLLQEQLHSVLDTLSEREAGVVSMRFGLTDGQPKTLDEIGKVYGVTRERIRQIESKTMSKLRHPSRSQVLRDYLD; encoded by the coding sequence GTGTCGGCCAGCACATCCCGTACGCTCCCGCCGGAGATCGCCGAGTCCGTCTCTGTCATGGCGCTCATTGAGCGGGGAAAGGCTGAGGGGCAGATCGCCGGCGACGATGTGCGTCGGGCCTTCGAAGCTGACCAGATTCCGGCCACTCAGTGGAAGAACGTACTGCGCAGCCTCAACCAGATCCTCGAGGAAGAGGGTGTGACGCTGATGGTCAGTGCCGCGGAACCCAAGCGCACCCGAAAGAGCGTCGCAGCGAAGAGTCCGGCCAAGCGCACCGCCACCAAGACGGTCGCGGCGAAGACGGTGACCACCAAGAAGGCCACCGCCACAGCCGCTCCCGCGGTGCCCGCGACCGACGCCGCCGAGGACGCCACCCCCGCCAAGAAGGCTGCCGCCAAGAAGGCGGTCGCCAAGAAGGCGGCCCCCGCCAAGAAGACCGTCGCCGCCAAGAAGACGGCGGCCAAGAAGACCACCTCCAAGAAGGACGACGTCGAGCTGGTCGACGAAGAGGTCGTCGAGGAGACCCCGGGCGGCAAGCCCGGCGAGGAGCCCGAGGGCACCGAGAACGCCGGTTTCGTACTGTCCGACGAGGACGAGGACGACGCGCCCGCCCAGCAGGTCGCCGCCGCCGGTGCCACCGCCGACCCGGTCAAGGACTACCTCAAGCAGATCGGCAAGGTCCCGCTGCTCAACGCCGAGCAGGAGGTCGAGCTCGCCAAGCGCATCGAGGCCGGTCTGTTCGCCGAGGACAAGCTGGCCAACGCCGACAAGCTCGCCCCCAAGCTCAAGCGCGAGCTGGAGATCATCGCCGAGGACGGCCGCCGGGCCAAGAACCACCTCCTGGAGGCCAACCTCCGTCTGGTGGTCTCCCTGGCCAAGCGCTACACCGGCCGCGGCATGCTCTTCCTGGACCTCATCCAGGAGGGCAACCTCGGCCTGATCCGCGCGGTCGAGAAGTTCGACTACACCAAGGGCTACAAGTTCTCCACGTACGCCACCTGGTGGATCCGTCAGGCGATCACCCGCGCGATGGCCGACCAGGCCCGCACCATCCGTATCCCGGTGCACATGGTCGAGGTCATCAACAAGCTCGCGCGCGTCCAGCGCCAGATGCTCCAGGACCTGGGCCGCGAGCCCACCCCGGAGGAGCTGGCCAAGGAGCTCGACATGACCCCCGAGAAGGTCATCGAGGTCCAGAAGTACGGCCGCGAGCCCATCTCGCTGCACACCCCCCTGGGCGAGGACGGCGACAGCGAGTTCGGTGACCTCATCGAGGACTCCGAGGCCGTCGTCCCGGCCGACGCGGTCAGCTTCACGCTCCTGCAGGAGCAGCTGCACTCCGTACTCGACACGCTCTCCGAGCGCGAGGCGGGCGTCGTCTCCATGCGTTTCGGTCTCACCGACGGTCAGCCGAAGACCCTCGACGAGATCGGCAAGGTGTACGGCGTCACGCGTGAGCGCATCCGCCAGATCGAGTCCAAGACGATGTCGAAGCTGCGTCACCCGTCCCGCTCGCAGGTCCTGCGCGACTACCTCGACTAG
- a CDS encoding FadR/GntR family transcriptional regulator, with product MSTLAHTMMTAARSADSGLAGPGELDRYPYAEPSGVDRVGLPAWDGADPELGRVGRRAAGSRGRGLHGQLVQQLGQMIVSGDLGADRPLVPEEIGQRFEVSRTVVRESLRVLEAKGLVSARPNVGTRVRPVSDWNLLDPDIIEWRAFGPQRDDQRRELSELRWTIEPLAARLAAGHGRDDVQQRLGDMVELMGHALAQGDLLTFSRADAEFHSLLIQLAGNRMLEHLSGIVSSALQVSGGPVIGCDRATESALVHHARIVDALAAGDGGAAEAATRQLLTSHPEVERVVPAPREH from the coding sequence GTGAGTACCCTTGCGCACACCATGATGACCGCCGCCCGCTCCGCCGACTCAGGCCTCGCAGGACCGGGCGAACTCGACCGATACCCGTACGCCGAGCCCTCTGGCGTCGACCGCGTGGGCCTCCCCGCCTGGGACGGCGCGGACCCCGAGCTGGGGCGCGTGGGCCGCCGCGCCGCCGGGAGCCGCGGACGCGGGCTGCACGGCCAACTCGTCCAGCAGCTCGGCCAGATGATCGTCTCCGGCGACCTGGGCGCTGACCGCCCCCTCGTGCCCGAGGAGATCGGCCAGCGGTTCGAGGTCTCCCGCACCGTCGTCCGTGAATCCCTGCGTGTCCTGGAGGCGAAGGGCCTGGTCAGCGCCCGCCCGAACGTCGGCACGCGCGTCCGGCCGGTCAGCGACTGGAACCTGCTCGACCCGGACATCATCGAGTGGCGGGCCTTCGGTCCGCAGCGGGACGACCAGCGGCGCGAGCTCAGCGAGCTGCGGTGGACGATCGAGCCGCTCGCCGCCCGCCTCGCCGCCGGGCACGGCCGTGACGACGTTCAGCAGCGCCTCGGCGACATGGTCGAGCTCATGGGTCACGCCCTGGCCCAGGGCGACCTGCTGACCTTCTCGCGCGCGGACGCCGAGTTCCACTCGCTGCTCATCCAGCTCGCGGGCAACCGCATGCTGGAGCACCTCTCCGGGATCGTCTCCTCGGCTCTGCAGGTCTCCGGCGGTCCGGTCATCGGCTGTGACCGGGCGACCGAGTCGGCACTGGTGCACCACGCCCGGATCGTCGACGCCCTCGCGGCGGGCGACGGAGGGGCTGCCGAGGCGGCCACGCGTCAACTGCTCACCTCCCATCCCGAGGTGGAGCGTGTGGTGCCCGCGCCGCGCGAGCACTGA
- a CDS encoding NUDIX hydrolase, which yields MPYDPSDYPPFAVTVDLVVLTVRRHALCALTVRRGEQPFQGRWALPGGFVRPDEDLSQAAARELAEETGLTAHEPSEPAQDNGAHLEQLATYGDPKRDPRMRVVSVAHLALAPDLPAPRPGGDANSARWAPVEELLEHGGYGRDGEPVAPLAFDHAQILADGVERARSKIEYSSLATAFCPPEFTVGELRRVYEAVWGVALDPRNFHRKVTGTPGFLVPTGGTTTRQGGRPAQLFRAGGATLLNPPMLRPEV from the coding sequence ATGCCCTACGACCCGTCGGACTACCCGCCCTTCGCTGTCACCGTGGACCTGGTCGTGCTGACCGTCCGTCGCCACGCGCTCTGCGCGCTGACGGTACGGCGTGGCGAACAGCCGTTCCAGGGGCGGTGGGCGTTGCCCGGTGGGTTCGTGCGGCCGGACGAGGACCTGTCGCAGGCTGCGGCGCGGGAGCTGGCCGAGGAAACCGGGCTGACCGCCCACGAACCGTCCGAGCCCGCGCAGGACAACGGTGCGCACCTGGAGCAGTTGGCGACCTACGGCGACCCGAAACGCGACCCGAGGATGCGGGTAGTCAGCGTCGCCCATCTCGCCCTCGCCCCGGACCTGCCCGCGCCCCGCCCGGGAGGGGACGCCAACAGCGCACGCTGGGCGCCCGTCGAGGAGTTGCTGGAGCATGGCGGTTACGGGCGTGACGGCGAACCGGTGGCTCCGTTGGCCTTCGACCACGCGCAGATTCTCGCGGACGGGGTGGAGCGCGCCCGTTCCAAGATCGAGTACTCCTCGCTGGCCACGGCCTTCTGTCCGCCCGAGTTCACGGTCGGTGAGCTGCGGCGCGTCTACGAGGCGGTGTGGGGCGTGGCGCTGGATCCGCGCAACTTCCATCGCAAGGTGACGGGTACGCCGGGCTTCCTGGTGCCCACCGGCGGTACCACCACGCGGCAGGGCGGCCGCCCGGCCCAGCTCTTCCGCGCCGGCGGCGCCACCCTCCTCAACCCGCCGATGCTGCGTCCCGAGGTCTGA
- a CDS encoding DUF7455 domain-containing protein — MTTVLTPATPLTAADRCDRCGAQAYLRVVLLSGGELLFCAHHGRKFEPELKKIAAEIQDETERLTAAPATAEEDER; from the coding sequence GTGACTACTGTTCTGACCCCCGCGACCCCGCTGACGGCCGCTGACCGATGCGACCGCTGCGGCGCCCAGGCCTATCTGCGCGTCGTCCTGCTGAGCGGTGGAGAACTGCTGTTCTGCGCCCACCACGGCCGCAAGTTCGAGCCGGAGCTCAAGAAGATCGCCGCGGAGATACAGGACGAGACGGAGCGACTCACGGCCGCTCCCGCGACCGCAGAAGAGGACGAGCGCTGA
- a CDS encoding ATP-binding cassette domain-containing protein, producing MIQAIGLTSNPRKEFPPAVDDVSFEALSGRVTALLGAPGAGKSTALKLMLELQQGRGVAYFRGRPLHRIAHPMREVGVLLGDVPGHPARTVRGHLRMLCAAAGLPTRRADEVLEVVGLVSLCEARLNTLSRGMDRRLGLACALLSDPHTLVLDDPAAGLAVREGRWLHGIMRAHADQGGTVLFTTREPKEAARTADRVLTLEGGRLVADQEVADFSRTRLRPRIAVRTPHAARLGALLTKEARTARRSVEIVREGGNRLSVYGSTCAEIGETAFRHGILVHQLADEIGDMGPTSAMPPSAVEGDPESAENAQTSVQEAEGLDQGQDQGPDQALVEGYQAFAEEPREAVAVAEPRTPADGVPESNPAPLVGPGLHAGSAPHTDPGPRAHLGPHPDSAPGAHSEPDTAPSPDAHPEPRPARASEAGPLPMLPPPIAVRSAPSPLRPLRYELRRAGGVGTAYVTAAAVLVTSALMAVLLARIGHTPQPRLLAAWPRELPLPPAAIGAGLLGAIAFGDEFRHPALAADRGTVPRRLGLLVAKLFVAAATALLLAVLAVGCDLEVLYLVYGPELISVPADWLPLGASWVGLVVGCSWAGVLAAGVFRSTSAGLAAVVAVPLLVVPLVQKVLEGSSVRSAVGFPMRLRELVLVQWPFGGERHLEAVARAITQPVGGALLLSLVALLGAYVLTNLRGRVR from the coding sequence GTGATCCAGGCCATCGGATTGACCAGCAATCCCCGCAAGGAGTTTCCGCCCGCCGTCGACGATGTGTCCTTCGAGGCGCTCTCCGGCCGCGTCACCGCACTCCTCGGGGCCCCCGGAGCGGGCAAGTCGACAGCGCTGAAACTCATGCTCGAACTCCAACAGGGCCGTGGGGTCGCCTACTTCAGAGGCCGCCCCCTGCACCGCATCGCCCACCCCATGCGCGAGGTGGGCGTCCTCCTCGGCGATGTGCCCGGACACCCGGCCCGCACGGTCCGAGGGCATCTGCGCATGCTGTGCGCGGCTGCGGGGCTGCCCACACGGCGCGCCGACGAAGTCCTGGAGGTCGTGGGCCTGGTCAGCCTGTGCGAGGCGAGACTGAACACGCTCTCGCGGGGAATGGACCGCCGCCTCGGCCTGGCCTGTGCCCTGCTGTCCGACCCGCACACGCTCGTGCTGGACGACCCCGCCGCCGGGCTGGCCGTCCGTGAAGGTCGGTGGCTGCACGGGATCATGCGGGCGCACGCCGACCAGGGCGGTACGGTCCTGTTCACCACCCGAGAGCCCAAGGAGGCCGCCCGGACCGCAGACCGGGTCCTCACCCTCGAAGGGGGCCGGCTCGTCGCCGACCAGGAGGTCGCCGATTTCTCCCGGACCCGGCTCCGGCCCAGGATCGCCGTGCGCACCCCGCACGCCGCCCGGCTCGGGGCGCTGCTCACCAAGGAGGCCCGGACCGCACGGCGTTCCGTGGAGATCGTGCGGGAGGGGGGCAACCGGCTGTCGGTGTACGGCAGTACCTGCGCCGAGATCGGCGAGACCGCCTTCCGACACGGCATCCTCGTCCACCAACTCGCGGACGAGATCGGGGACATGGGTCCTACGTCGGCGATGCCGCCATCGGCGGTCGAAGGTGACCCGGAGTCGGCCGAGAACGCTCAGACATCGGTCCAGGAGGCCGAGGGGCTGGACCAGGGGCAGGACCAGGGGCCGGACCAGGCTCTGGTCGAGGGGTACCAAGCGTTCGCCGAAGAGCCTCGGGAGGCCGTGGCCGTGGCGGAGCCGCGGACGCCGGCTGACGGGGTACCGGAGAGCAACCCGGCGCCGCTCGTCGGCCCCGGACTTCACGCGGGTTCCGCGCCGCACACGGACCCCGGGCCCCGTGCTCACCTCGGACCGCATCCCGACTCCGCACCCGGTGCCCACTCCGAACCCGACACCGCCCCCTCGCCCGACGCTCACCCTGAGCCGCGTCCCGCCCGGGCGTCCGAGGCGGGCCCGCTGCCGATGCTCCCGCCGCCCATTGCCGTGCGCTCGGCGCCGAGCCCGCTGCGTCCCTTGCGCTACGAGCTGCGCCGGGCGGGCGGCGTAGGTACCGCGTATGTCACCGCCGCGGCCGTGCTCGTCACCTCCGCCCTCATGGCGGTGCTCCTGGCCAGGATCGGGCACACCCCGCAGCCGCGGCTGCTCGCCGCGTGGCCGCGAGAGCTGCCGCTGCCTCCCGCCGCCATCGGTGCGGGGCTGCTCGGGGCCATCGCCTTCGGTGACGAGTTCCGCCACCCCGCTCTGGCCGCGGACCGTGGCACCGTCCCCCGCCGGCTGGGGCTCCTCGTCGCGAAGCTCTTCGTGGCGGCGGCCACCGCGCTGCTGCTGGCCGTTCTCGCTGTGGGCTGCGACCTCGAAGTGCTCTATCTCGTCTATGGACCGGAGCTCATTTCGGTTCCTGCCGACTGGCTCCCCCTCGGCGCCAGTTGGGTCGGCCTCGTGGTCGGGTGCTCCTGGGCGGGGGTGCTCGCGGCCGGCGTCTTCCGGTCGACGTCAGCCGGGCTCGCGGCCGTGGTCGCCGTGCCCCTCCTCGTCGTACCCCTGGTGCAGAAGGTGCTGGAGGGGTCATCTGTGCGGAGTGCGGTCGGGTTTCCGATGCGGCTGCGTGAGCTCGTACTGGTGCAGTGGCCGTTCGGGGGAGAGCGCCATCTGGAGGCAGTGGCGCGGGCGATCACCCAACCCGTGGGCGGGGCGCTGCTGTTGTCGCTGGTCGCGTTGCTGGGGGCCTACGTGCTCACCAACCTGCGCGGCCGGGTCCGGTGA
- a CDS encoding S1 family peptidase encodes MRRSFARLLAVAATTAVIPLAAPPPATAEIVIGGHPIEISEAPWTVALASRDRFGGMRAGQFCGGVVVGRSTVLTAAHCLSEGVLGGPPERVPDLRIIAGRAALESAEGQEIPVSGAWVNPEYDPYTNAGDFAVVTLASPLPESSVIGLAEAGDTAYVPGTSAAVYGWGDTTGAGDYAQSLRAAPVKVLEDAVCERAYPGSADGRYLSGSMVCAGERDGGRDACQGDSGGPLVAQGKLVGLVSWGSGCGLAESPGVYTRGSYVARVLAGSR; translated from the coding sequence ATGCGTCGATCGTTCGCCCGGCTGCTGGCCGTCGCGGCCACCACGGCCGTCATACCACTGGCGGCACCGCCGCCGGCGACGGCCGAGATCGTCATCGGCGGCCATCCGATCGAGATCTCGGAGGCGCCCTGGACGGTGGCGCTGGCCAGTCGTGACCGGTTCGGGGGTATGCGGGCAGGACAGTTCTGCGGCGGTGTCGTGGTCGGCCGCTCGACCGTCCTGACGGCCGCCCACTGCCTCAGCGAGGGCGTGCTGGGAGGTCCTCCGGAGCGTGTCCCCGATCTGAGGATCATCGCCGGTCGCGCCGCACTGGAGTCGGCCGAAGGTCAGGAGATCCCGGTGAGCGGCGCCTGGGTCAACCCGGAGTACGACCCCTACACGAATGCCGGGGACTTCGCGGTGGTCACCCTCGCCTCACCGCTGCCCGAGAGCTCCGTCATCGGGTTGGCGGAGGCCGGTGACACGGCATACGTGCCGGGCACGTCGGCCGCGGTCTACGGCTGGGGGGACACCACCGGCGCCGGCGACTACGCGCAGAGCCTGCGGGCGGCGCCGGTGAAGGTGCTGGAGGACGCCGTCTGTGAGAGGGCCTATCCGGGCAGTGCGGACGGCAGGTATCTGTCCGGCTCCATGGTGTGCGCCGGGGAGCGGGACGGCGGCCGGGACGCCTGCCAGGGGGACAGCGGAGGGCCGCTGGTGGCCCAGGGCAAGCTGGTCGGGCTCGTGTCGTGGGGCAGCGGCTGCGGGCTCGCCGAGAGTCCGGGCGTCTACACCAGGGGCTCGTACGTGGCCCGGGTGCTGGCGGGGAGCCGCTGA